The Saccopteryx leptura isolate mSacLep1 chromosome 2, mSacLep1_pri_phased_curated, whole genome shotgun sequence genome has a window encoding:
- the LOC136393333 gene encoding keratin-associated protein 13-1-like, translating to MSHSCCSGNFSSRSHGGYRRYPSSSCGSSYSSNLVYSTDLCSPSSCLQGSSLYSGCQETCWEPTSCQTSCSSPRTPMLCHPRWTTYPGSLGCGSGSSCSLGYGSRGCYPLSCGSSVCRPLGYGVCGFPSQRYRASSCHPTCFSSSSCQSPCYRAACRSGFYY from the coding sequence ATGTCCCACAGCTGCTGCTCTGGAAACTTCTCCTCCCGCTCCCATGGGGGCTACCGCCGCTACCCAAGCTCCTCCTGTGGCTCTTCTTACTCCAGCAACCTGGTCTACAGCACTGACCTCTGCTCCCCCAGCTCCTGTCTGCAGGGCTCCTCTCTCTACAGTGGCTGCCAGGAGACCTGCTGGGAGCCCACCAGCTGCCAGACGTCCTGCTCCAGCCCAAGGACCCCCATGCTCTGCCATCCCCGCTGGACAACCTACCCTGGGTCTCTGGGCTGTGGGTCAGGCAGCAGCTGCTCCCTGGGCTATGGATCCAGAGGATGCTACCCTCTGAGCTGTGGGTCCAGTGTCTGCAGACCCCTGGGCTATGGGGTCTGTGGCTTTCCTTCCCAGAGATATAGAGCCAGTTCCTGCCATCCAACCTGCTTTTCTTCTAGTAGTTGCCAGTCACCGTGTTACAGAGCAGCCTGTAGATCTGGCTTCTACTACTGA
- the LOC136395486 gene encoding keratin-associated protein 13-1-like, whose amino-acid sequence MLTGDVNSPHCHSAELSSPVNMSHSCCSGNFSSRSFGGYCRYPGSSCGSSYSGNLVYGADLCFPSTSQRGSSLHSGRQETRCKPTSCQTFRSGPTTATLCRPRWTNYSGSLGCGSSSSCSLGYRSRRCYPLSCGSSGFRPLGSGVCGFPSQSYGSRFCRPTYLSSRSCQSLCYQPTC is encoded by the coding sequence ACTCTCCTCACTGTCACTCAGCTGAACTCTCGTCTCCTGTCAACATGTCCCACAGCTGCTGCTCTGGAAACTTCTCTTCCCGCTCCTTTGGGGGCTACTGCCGCTACCCAGGCTCCTCCTGTGGCTCTTCCTACTCCGGCAACCTGGTCTACGGCGCTGACCTCTGCTTCCCCAGCACCAGCCAGCGGGGTTCCTCTCTTCACAGTGGCCGCCAGGAGACCCGCTGTAAGCCCACCAGCTGCCAGACGTTCCGCTCTGGCCCAACGACCGCCACACTGTGCCGTCCTCGCTGGACCAATTACTCTGGGTCTCTGGGCTGTGGGTCCAGCAGCAGCTGCTCCCTGGGCTACAGATCCAGAAGATGCTACCCCCTGAGCTGTGGGTCCAGTGGCTTCAGACCCCTGGGTTCTGGAGTCTGTGGCTTCCCTTCCCAGAGCTATGGGTCCAGATTCTGCCGTCCAACCTACTTGTCTTCTAGGAGCTGCCAATCATTGTGTTACCAACCAACCTGTTAG